A segment of the Daphnia pulex isolate KAP4 chromosome 10, ASM2113471v1 genome:
TCTAAATTATTCCATTTGTACTCGGTcgttttttaatgttaaaagAGTTTTAGGTATATTTAATTGGCGAcgtaagaaaacaaattaaattttcagcATCTTGTCTTGGAATTGGACAAAAGTAAATtagagaatttaaaaataatagtcTTTTAATGGatataaaaggaaaacaagggAAATCTGTTTGATGAGTGTCATGGGAACCAGAAAAACAGAGCAAGTGACGTGCGGTTCGTGCTTGTCTTTTGTGGGTTGCACGtctaaataaatgaaaagattCGATGCATATTCATTGGTTTCGTCATCATCCTCTGGCCTTCGGGAAAATTCCAAACTATCCAATTTGGCGTCGGAAAAAACTCTATTTTCGCCCACGAATTCGttggaatgaaaagaagaaataagaggAAACGCCACCACGCAACCAAACAGGTGCGTATGTGAACTTTGTAAAATAATCATAACTCATCCACGAATAGGTACACCGTCTCGAATTGTCTCTCCATTGGATCAATGTCTAGACAACAGCACATCAGCGGATTCGGAATGAGCAGGAGGATATAGTTTTCATGACTTGACAATAACCTCAATTAGATTCCAACTTTAGTTTCTCGTTGGATTCACAGAAAAGCCAATCGAGAGACGGTATAGCCGAAGGACAATTGATATATCTGTTTCAATTTGAACTGATGTAGCAATTATTTTGACATGTCCCAATATCTATATGGTGTACGAATAAATTATCATGGTctctaaaaatttttaaatcaatacgTACAGAGTACTGAATTACAGACTGGTGCCAAACTAGCCACCAGAAGTTACACAATAGACTTCTTCTAGGGCAACGCGAATAACAAGCATACTGTTTTAATTATATATAAaaggacaaataaaaatttcggcTTGGTTTTCAGTCCAAGTTCATTTCCCCACCGCTTACCCGGTAATGACAAACTGTGACAAACAATATACCTAAATTATTATCTGTCGCTAGACTGACTGATGATCGTCGAGAAAAATGTATTCGAAAATTCGTCAGATATAACCTATTACCTCTTATTAACGGAAATGGTCATGAGTGATGGTGAATGAAtgattcacaaaataaaaggcgAGAATGAACTGagcaaaattgtttcaatgcTGAGCTAATTATTGCCGTACAGTTTTTCTGACGGGACCAAGGTGCGGGTCTAATTAAAATATGGCGAACACAAATTGCTGATagaataaatgttttcttgtgCACCTTTAAGACCGTCTCTTAAAAATCCATCTGttttaaaatcataaaaatatgcCGGAAGTCAAACTGGATTTTTGCTTAATATGTCGTCATTTGAGCACGTTTAAACTGATAGCTCAAATTTACCCACTTACTCTAAAAATTACAAGTTAAACGATAGAAAgggatattttaaaatgagcATAAGTAAATCACTACCACGCCTCTAGGGTTTATCACTTCATAGACTTAAACATATTTCTATCGATTGAGAGACTTTCTAAAGAAAATGGGACAACTTCAACGGTATCAATTATCTGGTGCGCACTGTGCGCTCCATGACTAATTTTACGGGAACGaagattgaattgaattcaataattaattcacGAGCATAATTTCTCTTTCCTATAGGTGACACATTCAGTCCCGCGTTTTGTTGCTAGAAGAGGTTTCGTCTAAACCCTCGCGTGATTCGGCGTGTGCATCGCATAATTTACGTGAACGCGGAAATGAGTCGTTGTGTTCTGGTTTCGCTCACTAAATTCTCGATTCTTTTCTGAGTCAATTTTGTCGTGTTACTCAATATTTGCAAGCGTCATATATCCACACAAGCAAACGTGATAATACTGTGATAATCACAATAGTGCCGCCTATATTATAATTTCGAAATAGATTTCGAGCTGTGTTCTTAAAGCTATATATAGACGACAGGCGATCAGCTGTTGTCACAAGTCCAAAGCGTTATTAACATTCATTACGTCACCGTTGGCTACCATCAATAATACGGTAATACAAATCAAGTGTAATCGCTAAGAATGAATCACTTTGTTAACCTAACGCCGTTCCCTATTTTCCAAATCGCACAACATGCCTAGAAATAATTCGAGATTGTCTAATAATGTCTTCCATCAGGAAGTGATGCAAGGGGATGAGTCATCCGCTGGGATCGCAAGTGCTTCGGCAGTTGGATCGTCGGCAGTTGTATCGTTGCCAACGGATGAGATGCCACCTTTGGGCGAGAAAGAACCCGATGCGAGACACGGTAACcgatttcaatcaaaacttttAATGTTGTTCTGCATCCGCGCAATCAACGCGGAATACAAATTCTATTTGGGCACGGAACTTCCTGACCAAGGCAACAAGTTCgacgatttgattttcaaatttaaaaaagatggagaaTGGCGGTATCAATACTTGCAAGCCAAGAGTCGACTGAaggaaaaaagcgaaaaaataacaGCAAAAGATTTATTCGCTGTACCaaagaaagggagaaaaatcGACCTAGATTTCAGCCtaccaaaatattttcgttCTTATTGCGAAATAACAAGAAGAGGAGACAAGATTGGCAGTTGCATCATTTGCACAAATATTGACTtcgaaaataaagaaagtcttaaggaaaaaggaattgaagTCAAGGAAGTGCAACTTAATGataaaattttacaattcGCAAAAATATCGGATGGAAAAACCCCAACTCGAtgcaaaatagaaattaaaaataaagaaaaatctgacATATTGAAGGAAGAGACCACCTCTAAAATTCTAGCGAAAATGCTGTGGGAAACTAAAgatataaatttaaatccaACATCTGAATTAATCCGCAATTACCATATTGCTTTGGTCAATGAAAACGTAATCGACcctaagacaaaaaaatttcgcgAAGATTTCATTAATGGACCTGATGGACTCACTGAAGGTGCCAAGGAATTGCGTAAAAATCTTCTGCGATTTGATAAAAACTTCGAAAACTTGAATAAATTGACTGTCAGTTCTGATAAAACTTTCGGCAAAACGAAACTGGAGCCCAAAGAATTTAATTATGATCTACCCGTTGCTGTTAAGGACGAGGAAATTCAAGGCTTTTTGGATAAGCTCATCTTCGCAGTCAACACGCCCAACGAAGACGAATTGGATGACGTACTCAAAAGTGAAGTGGGGAAATATTTCACCCTGGAAAGTACCGATCTTCAGTCAGCCTTTGTCATGAACGAAATGGTCAACTGGTTCAAAAGAGAACACAATATTTGGCTATCATCGGAGGATgcaaaggaattatttttaaacaaaacgcACAAAATAATGGAGTCGATTCGTGTCAATGCGATTTCAATCGACTATCAGGACCAGTTAAGAAAAGACGTGATGGGATtagaatttaataaaaattcgattgaatttatgactgaaaaattgaaacggTTATTCAAAGACACTTCCAGTTCAGTTATAACTATTGGATCAGATTCGCCGCAACACACGGCTGTCAAATTCATTGCTGCCATCAAAACGCTTCCCGATTTCAAATGTGACGACAGTTTCCTGGTGACGCCATCGAAGCGTCTAAATGACGAAGTGGAAGCTAAAAAGTTTAAACACTGTTTGGAATTAAAGGAGGATTCTCACAATCTACTCGTCGTCGTTTGTGACGGAGAAACATCGGCtcaaaattatgaaaaatatgCCAGTCTAATCCCGGATGGACGGTCagatgataaaataaataaagtggTTATCATATGTGCGGATAAGTCTGCCATGATAACCGATGAAATCAACTACACTGATCTAACTGATGAATTCAAGCAAAAACTCCTGTCtcaaaaagtttctttccaGCTCAAAAAAGATCTGAGACAACATGAAATCGAAGATAATAAAATGACCGTGAGAAAATTGATTGGTGACATTCCGGAAGAGGTAATCGATATCAATTCCATAAAGGAGTTGACGCAATTAGGAAGGGAATTAATTATACCTTCATTCGATGACACAACTCATTTTGATGAGCAAATGTACATCAAGCGAAAGTTGAAATTTCCAATCTGCGATAAGTTTGAGGATGAAATAGCGAAGCGACTTCACTGCAAGGTAAACCAACTGCAGGGGGAGTGTAAGATTCGACCGGATGGCCACATCGAATGGCTCGTTGAAGACAaacgcaaaaaagaaatatgggaTAAAATTCTAGATGTCACAAATCAATCGTCTTCATCAGGTGAAATTCGCCAATCTTcattaaatgaaattcatgaagatgatgatgaagattaTGATCGTTTAATCCCCTTGAAGGAGCATGGGAAAGAAAAGTCAATTGTCATCATATCCGGAGTAGCCGGAACCGGAAAATCTACTCTCCTCTCTCACTTctataaagaaattaaaacgaaGAAACCAGATTACTGggttatcaaaatgaatttagtCGATCGATCTGAAGCAATAATGAAATGGTATGATGGAAAACAAACTAACACAGACgatatttttatcaattacCTTAGTGAAATGGGTAACAAAGATTCATTTACCATTTCATTGTTAAGGCATCGATTGGAGAAGGGTGACAGAATTGCCATCATGTTGGATGGGTTCGACGAAATAGACGCCAAGTGTCAAAGGTGCGCAATTCAATTGATGAAAGCCATTAGTAAGAATAAATCGATTCAACTTTATGTCACAACTCGACCTCATTCGGTGGACGATTtgcaaaataaattatttcagttttccTACACTTTGGAGAACTTCGATAAGGACGATCAGATAAAATATCTGACCGAGTATTGGGAGACAAAATTAGACACGGAAGAAGACATTCAAGACAAGTCAATTATCCGGAAGTTTGCTGCATCACTCACCGACCGAGTGTCGCAAACTTTGAGAGATCAAGAAAGATCTTTTATTGGAATCCCGTTGCAATGTCGAATCCTTGCCGAATGCTTCCAGCAAGAGCTCCACAcaataataaaacgaaacaGTTGCAAATATGGGTCGGTGCaaactgattttgaaaatcagTTATTTGCCAATGTTAATTTTGATCTCAATAGTTTGTACGAACGTTTGATGAAGACTAAGCGCCGAGTCTttcgagaagaaaaagtcaaagctCCAGTTCCCAATCAGATCACAGATTATGCCATTGATTccttaatagaaaaaattgaatcacaCCTGACAAAATTGGCCATTGAAACTCTTGTGACAGACAAGAAGAGTTCCGATATTTTGTGGCCACCTCAGTTATCGTATCATCAGCTCAAAACTGACAAgatgaaagaggaaaacatGATAACTGAATTTGGCGTCAAATTTGGTTTGATAATGTACAAAGACGAGGCCATAAAGACGCAATTTTTGCACCGGACATTCGCCGAATATTTATTGGCTAAATATTTGTACAGGGGCATAGCTGTTAATCACTGTGAAAACAATTATCTTCTAGATAACGAACCGGTACGTGATTTGATTATCAGTAAAATTCTAGGGGAAGATAACTACGATGGAGTACGAATGTTTATCGATTCCATGTTGAAGGAGACGGTTAACAGTACAGCTTGGCGTGTAATTAGTGAAGGCAAACACATTTTGCCCAGtcaattacaaaattttaGCATTGACCTGGCACTTTTTATGCGTCATATTTGGAAACCAGTAGCACAGGATACGTATTATACGTATTGTTTTACTAATATTTTAGGTAATACCGTTTACGAAAGAAACgagaatttgtttgatttcttatgCGACTGCCTGGAAATAGTGCTGGACAAAAATGGAGTTCGACAAGTTTTTAGGTTTgcattcaaaaattcatttcgatTCGAATCTTTCTATTTTGTAAATAGTGGACTTTTTCAGCGGTTTACTAAATACTATGACGATCCCGATTACATAGAACTTAATTGCATAACGCAAGAAATGTTGTTTGGCAGGATGTCTGATCCGTGTACATTGGAACTCGCATTGGAGAGTTATCATAATATTTGGAACACGAAAGAAGCGAAACAAGTGGTCAAAATTCTACTGGACTTGATAGAACAGAACCGAACAGTTTTCATGAAGGAAGTGATACCTCCTGGCACGATTA
Coding sequences within it:
- the LOC124204693 gene encoding uncharacterized protein LOC124204693, encoding MQGDESSAGIASASAVGSSAVVSLPTDEMPPLGEKEPDARHGNRFQSKLLMLFCIRAINAEYKFYLGTELPDQGNKFDDLIFKFKKDGEWRYQYLQAKSRLKEKSEKITAKDLFAVPKKGRKIDLDFSLPKYFRSYCEITRRGDKIGSCIICTNIDFENKESLKEKGIEVKEVQLNDKILQFAKISDGKTPTRCKIEIKNKEKSDILKEETTSKILAKMLWETKDINLNPTSELIRNYHIALVNENVIDPKTKKFREDFINGPDGLTEGAKELRKNLLRFDKNFENLNKLTVSSDKTFGKTKLEPKEFNYDLPVAVKDEEIQGFLDKLIFAVNTPNEDELDDVLKSEVGKYFTLESTDLQSAFVMNEMVNWFKREHNIWLSSEDAKELFLNKTHKIMESIRVNAISIDYQDQLRKDVMGLEFNKNSIEFMTEKLKRLFKDTSSSVITIGSDSPQHTAVKFIAAIKTLPDFKCDDSFLVTPSKRLNDEVEAKKFKHCLELKEDSHNLLVVVCDGETSAQNYEKYASLIPDGRSDDKINKVVIICADKSAMITDEINYTDLTDEFKQKLLSQKVSFQLKKDLRQHEIEDNKMTVRKLIGDIPEEVIDINSIKELTQLGRELIIPSFDDTTHFDEQMYIKRKLKFPICDKFEDEIAKRLHCKVNQLQGECKIRPDGHIEWLVEDKRKKEIWDKILDVTNQSSSSGEIRQSSLNEIHEDDDEDYDRLIPLKEHGKEKSIVIISGVAGTGKSTLLSHFYKEIKTKKPDYWVIKMNLVDRSEAIMKWYDGKQTNTDDIFINYLSEMGNKDSFTISLLRHRLEKGDRIAIMLDGFDEIDAKCQRCAIQLMKAISKNKSIQLYVTTRPHSVDDLQNKLFQFSYTLENFDKDDQIKYLTEYWETKLDTEEDIQDKSIIRKFAASLTDRVSQTLRDQERSFIGIPLQCRILAECFQQELHTIIKRNSCKYGSVQTDFENQLFANVNFDLNSLYERLMKTKRRVFREEKVKAPVPNQITDYAIDSLIEKIESHLTKLAIETLVTDKKSSDILWPPQLSYHQLKTDKMKEENMITEFGVKFGLIMYKDEAIKTQFLHRTFAEYLLAKYLYRGIAVNHCENNYLLDNEPVRDLIISKILGEDNYDGVRMFIDSMLKETVNSTAWRVISEGKHILPSQLQNFSIDLALFMRHIWKPVAQDTYYTYCFTNILGNTVYERNENLFDFLCDCLEIVLDKNGVRQVFRFAFKNSFRFESFYFVNSGLFQRFTKYYDDPDYIELNCITQEMLFGRMSDPCTLELALESYHNIWNTKEAKQVVKILLDLIEQNRTVFMKEVIPPGTITSEKGDRMFKLLHFFTFNEYYDSIFDQFFRLLSSMCLDDCNFTKLLQYTLRMRDANNNNWAYLLNSGIGKTLIILRDLGRNKVIEGLSHLTLVCDKTFFETFYQPCQPKEEENPSDLQLLLKNRDSSRMTLLHRAAFYGDAQTVDDILETIYSNFSSGQHPDTNRLLVKSAVVDIMLASTNESFTPFYVAAACDHKEICLKILSFLKKILGADHKEDLTCYGFVYIAIWDAILFKNLQMFQVILEAVKEAWGRNSLLVLLSTDNYEVSYHNSLPLYVSSTLTKKFNKDLLKTKVKVLLQNDSEKGYEDLNDLVLTSNDREFKKTLEDLEDETLQGMLTAKGLENWMQCFFDKFGINLAFHLLSRNLLARFTRNQRSQFVDAITSPSLNIHSFYRKLEISYWAKWCVGDEYIHDFDDLDCDCLDKLLKIIAENQDNETTDIQKLLFSDDGKDITRALLCRNRKIVSIMFNHLSEMEKLQITKDIKRNVPEIIDEISHYLRTNDENKFRRELIFRYWVNILPFYDDGDEGNQQFENLVDTLLSLRTEKLRKGWYKGFEQFVEEGELQYSFWSRYLDSYDDRDDNKIEMVGQFLKCVSEKLGNEAVKKVVLHEDCMGIVLLGAELQENKQLANVMLTHLSDHDRDCVVLLISTNCPFNSRRRYYLKSVSDFDMPYQISSQISTGWKFEAKKFNEVVALSQLQTIYENVRTRVNRSSVS